The Mesorhizobium koreense genome includes a window with the following:
- a CDS encoding MFS transporter — protein MRGSLRSVGVLLLSTFIMMLAVGLQGVLIPLRAAAEGWSRTEIAWIGTSYALAFTAGCIITPILVKRVGHIRVFAALQALLGVSMLLHALILDPLAWCVFRVIGGLALSGAYMIIESWLNERVDNANRGTIFAGYMIASMSGVGAGQFILPLGHVGTPVLFMISAVFYSMAMLPIAFTTAQSPQPLTRMSLDLKALYFKSPAALVGSFLAGVIFGNWNYFGPLYGQAVGLSSTGIAIMMTAAMVGGMIFQVPFGKLSDRIDRRYVMALAGMIGAAVSLTMIMTSPVRSVAVIAGVFALGSVLFTIYALNVAHANDKADTGEFLQVSGGLLIVYGIGTMIGPQLGGRLMDATGPSGFFIAMAIIYGLYGLHALWRSWQAPAVDPDQRSDFQVLPATPVQTPESVALDGRADEEPKGEDVTQLHT, from the coding sequence ATGAGGGGCAGCTTGCGATCGGTCGGCGTTTTGCTGCTCAGCACGTTCATTATGATGCTGGCGGTCGGGTTACAAGGCGTGCTCATCCCATTGCGGGCCGCGGCCGAAGGCTGGAGCCGCACCGAAATCGCGTGGATCGGAACGTCTTACGCGCTGGCTTTCACCGCAGGCTGCATTATCACACCGATCCTGGTGAAGCGGGTCGGCCATATCCGTGTGTTTGCCGCACTTCAGGCGCTGCTCGGTGTTTCCATGCTGCTCCATGCCTTAATCCTGGATCCGCTTGCATGGTGTGTGTTTCGGGTAATTGGCGGCCTTGCTCTTTCGGGCGCTTACATGATCATCGAGAGCTGGCTCAACGAGCGCGTCGATAATGCAAACCGTGGTACGATTTTCGCCGGCTACATGATCGCTTCCATGTCGGGCGTCGGAGCAGGGCAATTCATCCTGCCTTTAGGCCATGTTGGAACGCCGGTATTGTTTATGATTAGCGCTGTGTTCTATAGCATGGCGATGCTGCCGATCGCCTTTACGACAGCGCAGTCACCGCAACCTCTTACTCGCATGTCTCTCGACTTGAAGGCGCTTTATTTCAAATCGCCGGCCGCCCTTGTCGGATCATTCCTCGCCGGCGTCATCTTTGGCAACTGGAACTATTTCGGGCCGCTTTACGGGCAGGCCGTTGGACTGTCTTCGACCGGCATCGCAATTATGATGACGGCTGCCATGGTGGGTGGAATGATATTCCAGGTTCCCTTTGGAAAGCTCTCTGACCGTATCGATCGTCGCTACGTCATGGCTCTCGCCGGAATGATCGGGGCGGCAGTCTCCCTGACCATGATCATGACTTCGCCTGTTCGGTCTGTGGCGGTCATTGCCGGTGTGTTTGCGCTGGGTTCAGTCCTTTTCACGATCTATGCTCTCAACGTTGCGCATGCCAACGACAAGGCCGACACTGGGGAATTTCTGCAGGTATCGGGAGGCCTGCTGATCGTTTACGGCATCGGCACCATGATCGGCCCGCAACTCGGCGGGCGGCTTATGGATGCAACGGGCCCATCAGGCTTTTTCATTGCAATGGCCATCATTTATGGGCTTTACGGATTGCATGCCTTATGGCGCTCTTGGCAGGCGCCGGCGGTCGATCCTGATCAGCGCAGCGATTTCCAGGTTCTGCCTGCAACGCCGGTTCAAACTCCCGAGAGTGTGGCCCTGGACGGCCGGGCGGATGAAGAGCCGAAGGGGGAGGACGTCACGCAGCTTCATACATAA
- a CDS encoding response regulator, whose product MGQEVPVLVVEDDGLILLDLEGTIKEGGYSPLPADTGEQAREMLQTTEFRALVTDVNLGSGVTGWDLARQARELFPDLPVVYVTSASHEEWSAQGVPNSILIAKPFAPAQVVTAISQLLNNPDSDGIAG is encoded by the coding sequence ATGGGGCAAGAGGTACCGGTGCTGGTGGTCGAGGACGATGGGCTGATCCTCCTCGATCTGGAAGGTACGATCAAGGAAGGTGGCTATTCGCCATTGCCGGCCGATACGGGCGAGCAAGCGAGGGAAATGCTACAGACCACCGAGTTTCGGGCGCTCGTTACCGATGTCAATCTCGGTAGCGGAGTGACCGGCTGGGATCTAGCGCGCCAGGCTCGCGAGCTCTTTCCAGACTTGCCGGTGGTCTATGTCACAAGCGCGTCTCACGAAGAGTGGTCGGCGCAGGGCGTGCCCAATAGTATCTTGATCGCGAAGCCATTTGCGCCCGCTCAGGTCGTGACAGCGATTTCTCAGCTTCTCAACAACCCAGACAGCGACGGCATAGCAGGTTGA
- a CDS encoding chloride channel protein, translating to MRRTFPRNPMLRRTRAMWGSRRVWQPRLVFWIGAVLVGLVSVLFAKLADVAQSGFHTIIGDGGGWRGLLPLLITPIGFMLCAWAAYVYFPNSQGSGIPQAIAARHLRDEEERNRLLSFKMVIGKIGLTLLGLLCGASISREGPTVQVGASIMLQVARWGGMAQARGLILAGSAAGVAAAFNTPLAGIVFAIEEMGRTYQARTNGLVLTAVILAGLASLGLLGNYTYFGVAKGTVSFIVNAPLILACGIVGGGFGALFSLLVLKGTRQIRRWNVLQPLPRTLLVAGLCGIGVALIGLASDGLTFGTGYAQARGAIEGTPLPWIFFAEKLAAGVLSTVSGIPGGLFAPSLAVGAGVGSSLSLIFGGGTGVAALLGMAGYFAGVVQAPMTAFVIILEMTGNQDNVIALMITSMLGYGTARMISHEPLYHALSRIFVAEAIRRRRSEMMTSPAPLEQSSRDG from the coding sequence ATGCGTCGCACATTTCCACGAAACCCAATGCTTCGCCGCACGCGCGCCATGTGGGGTTCGCGCCGTGTATGGCAGCCGCGCCTGGTGTTCTGGATCGGTGCCGTGCTCGTCGGCCTTGTCAGCGTACTGTTCGCGAAACTGGCCGACGTTGCACAATCCGGTTTCCATACGATCATCGGCGATGGCGGCGGCTGGCGCGGCCTGCTGCCGCTTCTCATCACGCCCATCGGCTTCATGCTGTGCGCGTGGGCAGCCTATGTCTATTTCCCCAACTCACAGGGCAGCGGCATCCCACAGGCGATCGCCGCCCGCCACCTTCGCGATGAAGAGGAACGGAACCGCTTGCTGTCGTTCAAGATGGTGATCGGCAAGATCGGCCTTACCCTGCTCGGCCTGTTGTGCGGCGCATCGATCAGCCGCGAAGGGCCGACGGTGCAGGTCGGCGCGTCGATCATGCTGCAGGTGGCCCGCTGGGGCGGCATGGCGCAGGCACGCGGCCTGATCCTCGCCGGATCGGCCGCCGGTGTCGCTGCCGCTTTCAACACGCCGCTCGCCGGCATTGTCTTCGCCATCGAAGAAATGGGCCGTACCTATCAGGCGCGCACCAACGGGCTGGTGTTGACGGCGGTGATCTTGGCCGGGCTCGCTTCGCTCGGCCTGCTTGGCAACTACACTTATTTCGGGGTGGCGAAGGGCACTGTGTCTTTCATCGTCAACGCCCCGCTGATCCTGGCCTGCGGCATTGTCGGCGGCGGGTTCGGCGCATTGTTTTCCCTGCTGGTATTGAAGGGAACACGTCAGATAAGACGCTGGAACGTGCTGCAGCCGCTGCCACGCACCTTACTGGTGGCCGGCTTGTGCGGCATCGGCGTGGCGCTGATCGGCCTAGCCTCGGACGGATTGACCTTTGGCACCGGCTACGCCCAGGCGCGCGGCGCGATCGAAGGAACGCCTCTGCCCTGGATTTTCTTTGCCGAGAAGTTGGCTGCCGGCGTGTTGTCGACGGTTTCCGGAATACCGGGCGGCCTGTTCGCGCCGTCGCTGGCGGTGGGAGCGGGAGTCGGCTCTTCGCTAAGCCTGATATTCGGCGGCGGCACCGGCGTAGCGGCGCTGCTCGGCATGGCTGGCTATTTCGCCGGCGTGGTCCAGGCGCCGATGACCGCTTTCGTCATCATCCTCGAAATGACCGGCAACCAGGACAACGTCATCGCGCTGATGATCACCTCGATGCTTGGCTACGGCACGGCCCGGATGATCTCGCATGAACCGCTCTATCACGCATTGTCACGCATATTCGTCGCCGAAGCGATCCGCCGGCGACGATCGGAAATGATGACGTCGCCAGCGCCGCTTGAGCAAAGCTCCCGTGACGGCTAG